One segment of Acidianus sp. HS-5 DNA contains the following:
- the alaXM gene encoding alanyl-tRNA editing protein AlaXM, whose product MPTEELYLKDSYIKEFEGKIIKINGNEIVLDKTAFYPGGGGLENDTGKLIKGDNILKVKEVKRQGEDIVHVLESGDLKEGDEVKGIIDWERRYKMMRLHTASHVMAAVAYSQFNALITGGHISPEYAKDDFNLENKDLIPQIVEKANEILSKGIEVKIYFLPREEALKIPGIVKLAERNPPSIPIWRIVEIPGIDIQADGGPHVKNTSEVGKIHVIKVENRGKNRKRVYYTVD is encoded by the coding sequence ATGCCTACAGAAGAACTTTACCTAAAAGATTCGTATATAAAGGAATTTGAAGGGAAAATTATCAAAATTAACGGGAATGAGATAGTATTAGATAAAACGGCGTTTTATCCAGGTGGGGGAGGACTGGAAAACGACACTGGGAAGCTGATAAAAGGAGATAATATACTAAAAGTCAAAGAAGTAAAAAGGCAGGGAGAAGATATAGTTCATGTCTTAGAAAGTGGAGACTTAAAAGAAGGAGATGAAGTTAAGGGAATAATAGATTGGGAGAGAAGGTATAAAATGATGAGGCTCCATACGGCATCTCACGTCATGGCTGCAGTAGCTTATTCTCAATTTAACGCACTAATAACAGGAGGACATATATCTCCAGAGTACGCTAAAGATGATTTTAATTTAGAGAATAAAGATTTAATTCCTCAAATAGTAGAGAAAGCAAACGAAATTCTATCAAAAGGTATAGAAGTTAAGATATATTTTCTACCTAGAGAAGAAGCATTAAAAATACCAGGGATAGTAAAGCTTGCAGAAAGAAACCCTCCTAGTATTCCGATTTGGAGGATCGTTGAAATTCCTGGAATTGATATCCAAGCTGATGGAGGTCCTCACGTAAAAAATACTTCAGAGGTAGGAAAAATACACGTAATAAAAGTAGAGAATAGAGGTAAAAATAGGAAGAGAGTTTACTATACAGTAGATTAA
- the cdvB1/B2 gene encoding cell division protein CdvB1/B2 has product MLGKDFQKYWAGEEEKSGIVSGIKGAFKSKEPLKYRLVQAHYQISSMVSRLDAYVSRMQERDKTLFERVVEAQMSKDPARAAMYANEVAEVRKITKQLIMTQIALEQVELRLETVSELGDVFVNLVPVVGVIGELRNVIRGVMPELSIELGELGEGLQEVVIEAGDFTGASGVSAAPTAEARKILDEAAAVAEQKMKENFPELPVSSPISQKA; this is encoded by the coding sequence ATGCTTGGAAAAGATTTCCAAAAATATTGGGCTGGAGAAGAAGAGAAGAGTGGAATAGTTTCAGGAATTAAAGGAGCATTTAAGTCTAAGGAGCCTCTTAAATACAGGTTAGTTCAAGCTCATTACCAAATCAGTTCAATGGTCAGTAGACTTGACGCTTATGTTTCAAGAATGCAGGAGAGAGATAAGACACTATTTGAGAGAGTTGTTGAAGCCCAAATGTCAAAAGATCCCGCAAGAGCAGCAATGTATGCAAATGAAGTTGCGGAAGTTAGGAAAATAACAAAACAGTTAATAATGACTCAAATAGCTTTAGAGCAAGTAGAGTTGAGATTAGAAACTGTGAGCGAGTTAGGGGATGTATTCGTTAATTTAGTTCCAGTAGTTGGCGTAATAGGTGAATTGAGGAATGTAATAAGAGGCGTAATGCCAGAATTATCAATTGAATTAGGAGAGCTAGGAGAAGGGTTGCAAGAAGTTGTAATTGAAGCTGGAGACTTTACTGGAGCATCTGGTGTATCTGCAGCACCTACTGCTGAAGCTAGGAAGATATTAGATGAAGCAGCTGCTGTTGCAGAACAGAAGATGAAGGAGAACTTCCCAGAGTTGCCAGTGTCTTCCCCAATCTCGCAGAAAGCATAA
- the cbp1 gene encoding CRISPR DNA repeat-binding protein Cbp1 — MQEDELKEKIKNMYEDGKTIREIAKELNMSYSKVRKTLISEGVQFRGKINQELVNKILELAKQGYSANRISKEMRLNSNTVLRILRKNNLVKTKKRLSKDDIEKIKSMYESGSSIYKIAKELKISTNLVVYHLKKSNIYKPQTSYS, encoded by the coding sequence ATGCAGGAGGATGAATTAAAAGAGAAGATTAAAAATATGTATGAAGACGGTAAAACAATAAGAGAAATAGCAAAAGAATTAAACATGAGTTACAGTAAGGTAAGAAAAACGCTTATTTCAGAAGGGGTACAATTCAGGGGTAAAATAAACCAGGAATTAGTTAATAAAATTCTAGAATTAGCTAAGCAAGGTTACAGTGCAAACAGAATAAGTAAAGAAATGAGACTTAATTCCAATACTGTTCTAAGAATATTAAGAAAAAACAATTTGGTAAAAACAAAAAAGAGATTATCTAAAGATGATATAGAGAAGATTAAGTCCATGTATGAAAGCGGAAGTTCAATTTATAAGATAGCTAAAGAACTGAAAATATCTACAAACCTTGTTGTATATCACCTTAAAAAATCGAATATTTATAAACCGCAAACTTCTTACTCATGA
- a CDS encoding LysE family transporter, which produces MAAPPGPVNAIMANEALRSKIHGSSVGFGAMTADFIFFLITFEIRKFIPESFLTIFYFIGGGLMLFLSYATLKAKVSNRSKKGNYFTGLAMGITNPYQISWWLTVGLFMINNFGISIIPSFFGGIVIWIFIFTTSINRLGSKYAKYVKIFSFIILLSFGVYMIYEGVINLL; this is translated from the coding sequence ATGGCAGCACCGCCTGGACCGGTAAATGCAATAATGGCTAACGAAGCTTTAAGATCTAAAATTCATGGCAGTAGTGTAGGATTTGGTGCAATGACCGCCGATTTTATTTTCTTTTTAATAACTTTCGAGATAAGGAAGTTCATCCCAGAAAGTTTTCTTACAATATTTTACTTTATAGGCGGAGGTTTAATGTTATTCTTATCTTATGCAACGTTAAAGGCTAAAGTGAGTAATAGAAGTAAAAAGGGCAATTACTTCACAGGCTTAGCTATGGGAATTACAAATCCATATCAGATAAGTTGGTGGTTAACAGTAGGCTTATTTATGATAAACAACTTCGGAATTTCAATAATACCTTCATTTTTCGGAGGAATAGTCATATGGATTTTTATTTTTACTACATCTATAAACAGACTGGGAAGCAAATACGCAAAATACGTTAAAATCTTCTCATTTATAATACTTCTATCCTTTGGTGTTTACATGATTTATGAAGGTGTTATAAACCTCTTATAA
- a CDS encoding indolepyruvate oxidoreductase subunit beta, whose product MVKLNILVAGVGGQGIITMGKMITNACEREGIKVLVAETHGLAQRGGAVNIHVRIGDVYAPIIAKHGADCLIGLEANEVLRNLDYANSNTIIVLNEYSLKPVLPKVKENSVEEIVKKLSNFRVFRINANNIASLVGDKRVVNSAILGFAYGLGIFRMMSEESFTSTLKGENNVKAFRLGLEESLKLSNKLTI is encoded by the coding sequence ATGGTTAAGTTAAATATTCTTGTAGCTGGAGTAGGTGGGCAAGGAATAATAACGATGGGAAAAATGATAACCAATGCGTGCGAAAGAGAAGGGATAAAAGTTCTTGTAGCTGAAACTCACGGCTTGGCACAGAGAGGCGGAGCTGTTAATATTCATGTTAGGATAGGAGACGTATATGCTCCAATTATAGCTAAGCACGGAGCAGACTGTTTAATAGGCCTAGAAGCTAACGAAGTTTTGAGAAATTTAGACTACGCAAACAGCAATACAATTATCGTTCTAAATGAATATAGCCTTAAACCAGTTCTACCTAAAGTTAAGGAAAATAGCGTTGAAGAAATAGTTAAGAAACTTTCAAACTTCAGAGTGTTCAGAATTAACGCAAATAACATAGCGTCTTTAGTTGGAGATAAAAGAGTAGTAAATTCTGCCATTTTAGGTTTCGCTTACGGCCTAGGAATATTTAGGATGATGAGTGAAGAAAGCTTTACGTCCACTCTTAAAGGCGAAAATAACGTCAAAGCTTTTAGACTAGGCTTGGAAGAAAGCCTAAAACTTTCCAATAAATTAACAATCTAA
- a CDS encoding aminobenzoate oxygenase, with amino-acid sequence MTNKYSSLNFDEPPDFPPNNVYPPTWTFDNDKAWQLYRRAKREQWDEENVDWKEVKEWATGLDRKQRMTIAYWWSLLSNFDNATPVFAYAVVKAFEQHLPTPIRGILTTITYDENRHNIMCGLGINNVFPGFPNDFKPQDDLERKAQLNVLWTWWNGSRYWKAYLEAYHKYTFDVLFTSFMMGEAAATTVFSTMSKGAKLKTFQDLFKNTTVDETRHYAFTHLIMTQNAEKMDDDRKKLVTKQVRAGFVFLSLITYLPPKDFWKLPPWFVEVHQKMEDLARDAGFYIPTLKEKEEAWKSAVIRVGASLKHYGIKMPSIPEIGISGEEDIPDISEGDIIPVF; translated from the coding sequence ATGACAAATAAATACTCAAGTTTAAATTTTGATGAACCACCAGATTTCCCTCCGAATAATGTTTATCCTCCAACTTGGACTTTTGACAACGATAAAGCATGGCAGCTATACAGAAGAGCAAAAAGGGAGCAATGGGATGAGGAAAATGTAGACTGGAAAGAAGTAAAGGAATGGGCTACCGGTTTAGATAGAAAACAGAGAATGACAATAGCCTATTGGTGGTCTTTATTATCTAATTTTGATAACGCAACTCCAGTGTTTGCTTATGCAGTAGTAAAAGCCTTTGAACAACACCTCCCTACTCCCATTAGAGGAATACTTACAACGATAACGTATGACGAGAATAGACACAATATAATGTGCGGACTGGGAATTAACAATGTTTTCCCTGGATTTCCTAACGACTTTAAACCCCAGGATGACTTAGAAAGAAAAGCTCAACTAAACGTATTATGGACATGGTGGAACGGCTCGAGATATTGGAAAGCTTACCTTGAGGCATATCACAAGTATACTTTTGACGTCCTGTTTACATCTTTCATGATGGGCGAAGCTGCAGCCACTACTGTATTCTCTACAATGTCTAAAGGAGCAAAACTGAAAACATTCCAAGACTTGTTTAAGAACACCACAGTTGACGAGACTAGACATTATGCGTTTACTCACTTGATCATGACGCAGAACGCGGAAAAGATGGATGACGATAGAAAGAAATTGGTAACGAAACAAGTCAGAGCGGGCTTCGTATTCTTATCTTTAATCACATACTTACCTCCAAAGGACTTCTGGAAATTACCTCCATGGTTTGTTGAGGTTCATCAAAAGATGGAAGATTTAGCCAGGGATGCAGGATTTTACATTCCTACGCTTAAGGAAAAAGAAGAAGCTTGGAAAAGTGCAGTGATAAGAGTAGGTGCATCATTAAAACATTACGGAATAAAAATGCCTTCAATTCCAGAGATCGGGATATCTGGAGAAGAGGATATACCAGACATTAGTGAAGGAGATATTATACCGGTGTTCTAA
- a CDS encoding GtrA family protein codes for MIVGGLGTLVNEGIFLITAHTVPVFFSLGLAIELSIIFNFILNDIWTFKDKRVGSFIKRLLKFHVSSFGGGVVQYITVILLLVAFLHFSNLSEILLFLFFSYIKAQSLFLAVINFIGIVSGFAVRFITSLKYVWA; via the coding sequence ATGATAGTTGGAGGCTTAGGAACTTTAGTTAATGAAGGAATATTTCTTATCACAGCTCATACAGTGCCGGTTTTCTTTTCCTTAGGTTTAGCTATAGAATTATCAATAATATTCAATTTCATCCTTAATGATATTTGGACTTTTAAGGATAAGAGAGTAGGAAGCTTTATAAAAAGGCTCTTAAAGTTTCATGTATCATCCTTTGGCGGTGGAGTAGTACAATACATTACGGTAATATTACTGTTAGTAGCATTTCTTCACTTCTCTAATTTATCAGAAATCTTGCTCTTCTTGTTCTTCTCTTATATAAAAGCTCAGTCCTTATTCCTTGCGGTAATTAACTTCATAGGTATTGTTTCTGGCTTTGCAGTTAGGTTCATAACAAGCTTAAAATATGTTTGGGCTTAA
- the iorA gene encoding indolepyruvate ferredoxin oxidoreductase subunit alpha encodes MSKRILLGNEAIAFGALSSGVAVAAGYPGTPSSEIIETIMKFGDKVYAEWSSNEKVAFETAYGAAMMGARALATMKHVGVNVAADALMSSSYTGVDGSLVLVSADDPSMWSSQNEQDNRYYGMMALIPVIEPYDTQSAYDLIISAFELSSEVKHPVIFRSSTRIGHVRSQVEMKEIKSPVMGRLSKNPSKYALVPENARRNRKEQLRRWEMIQKKVENLNFLEGDGKKLIIASGIAYAYVKEAVENSRVKILKLSTPFPIPKDLTLKSLEDSEEVLIVEELEPIVEMQVKDLMVSEGIALKVHGKDLVDRTGELTFEKVNYAVGKFLGKEVSEVENTLIDVVPRPPALCPGCPHRSSFIDLKKGLALAGIKDTFFSGDIGCYSLGVLPPFNEQDSLIEMGSSLGVANGVYRSSGVIPVAIIGDSTFFHAGLPGLANAVYNNTPMIVLVLDNRSTAMTGQQPSPSKYIDIANVARGMGIEYVREFDPFDYNSSTRVIKETAEWVKKNMKPAVLIAKRACALDALDKIEGKLPIAEVDMNKCTGCTICYDYFTCPAIIPLSNKKATIDVSQCIGCGACVPICPFKAISIKGDKPKGWDEAWLS; translated from the coding sequence ATGTCGAAAAGAATACTTCTAGGTAATGAGGCAATAGCTTTTGGTGCGCTCTCTTCAGGTGTGGCAGTAGCTGCAGGATATCCCGGCACGCCCTCCTCAGAAATAATAGAGACTATCATGAAATTCGGAGATAAGGTTTACGCAGAATGGAGTTCCAATGAAAAAGTTGCTTTTGAGACAGCCTATGGAGCAGCAATGATGGGCGCGAGAGCTCTAGCTACAATGAAACATGTGGGAGTTAACGTAGCAGCAGACGCGCTAATGAGTTCCTCATATACCGGAGTAGATGGTTCTTTAGTTTTAGTTTCTGCAGACGATCCTTCAATGTGGTCTTCTCAAAACGAACAGGACAATAGATATTATGGAATGATGGCTTTAATCCCAGTTATTGAGCCTTATGACACTCAAAGTGCTTATGATTTAATTATTAGTGCATTTGAACTTAGTTCAGAAGTTAAGCACCCCGTGATTTTTAGAAGCAGCACAAGAATAGGTCATGTTAGATCTCAGGTAGAAATGAAAGAAATTAAGTCTCCAGTAATGGGTAGGCTATCAAAAAATCCCTCAAAATATGCATTGGTTCCAGAAAATGCAAGAAGGAACAGAAAAGAACAGTTAAGAAGATGGGAGATGATACAGAAGAAAGTAGAAAATCTGAACTTTTTGGAAGGAGATGGTAAAAAACTCATAATAGCTTCAGGAATAGCATATGCATACGTTAAAGAGGCTGTTGAAAATTCGAGAGTTAAGATTCTGAAACTTTCGACACCATTCCCTATCCCAAAGGATCTTACTTTGAAGTCCTTGGAGGATTCAGAAGAAGTCCTAATTGTAGAAGAGTTGGAGCCAATAGTTGAAATGCAAGTTAAGGATCTAATGGTATCAGAAGGTATAGCATTAAAAGTACACGGTAAGGATCTTGTAGATAGAACTGGAGAATTAACGTTCGAGAAAGTGAACTACGCCGTAGGTAAATTCCTAGGTAAAGAAGTTAGTGAAGTTGAAAATACATTAATAGATGTTGTTCCAAGGCCTCCAGCTTTATGCCCAGGCTGTCCTCATAGATCATCTTTCATAGACCTCAAAAAAGGTTTAGCGTTAGCTGGGATAAAAGATACGTTCTTCTCTGGAGATATAGGATGCTATTCTCTTGGAGTTCTTCCGCCATTTAATGAGCAAGATAGTTTAATAGAAATGGGAAGCAGTTTAGGGGTAGCAAATGGAGTTTACAGGAGTTCTGGTGTTATTCCAGTAGCAATAATAGGAGATTCAACTTTCTTCCACGCAGGATTACCAGGTTTAGCTAATGCTGTATATAATAATACACCAATGATTGTTCTAGTTCTGGATAACCGGTCAACAGCAATGACCGGCCAACAACCTAGCCCTTCTAAGTATATAGATATTGCGAATGTAGCAAGAGGAATGGGAATAGAATATGTTAGAGAGTTTGATCCATTCGATTATAATTCTTCAACAAGAGTTATCAAAGAAACCGCAGAATGGGTAAAGAAGAATATGAAGCCCGCAGTACTTATAGCTAAGAGAGCATGTGCATTAGACGCGTTAGATAAAATAGAGGGAAAATTGCCAATAGCGGAGGTAGATATGAACAAATGTACTGGCTGCACAATTTGTTACGATTACTTCACTTGCCCTGCTATTATACCATTATCTAATAAGAAAGCCACCATAGACGTCTCCCAGTGCATAGGATGCGGTGCTTGTGTGCCTATATGCCCATTTAAGGCAATATCAATAAAAGGAGACAAACCAAAAGGTTGGGATGAAGCATGGTTAAGTTAA
- a CDS encoding tryptophan--tRNA ligase: MSSNFSVTPWEVKGKVDYDKLIVQFGTQKITPELKERIKKITGDLDVMLRRDVFFSHRDLDLVIKDYEEGKGFFLYTGRAPSLGMHIGHLIPFIFTKWLQEKFKVNLYIEITDDEKFMRNPELTLDQTRQFAYDNILDIIAVGFDPDRTFIFQDTEYIRNMYPLATKVAKKLTFSEVRATFGLENSSNIGIIFYPALQIVPTMFEKKRCLIPAGIDQDPYWRLQRDIAESLGYYKAAQIQSKFLPPLTGPEGKMSSSNPESAIYLTDDPKTVERKIMKYAFSGGQPTIELHKKYGGNPDIDVSFQWLYMFFEDDDNKIKKIEEDYRSGNMLTGELKQILVDKLNKFLEEHRAKREEAKELVNTFKHEGKLAKEMWNKIHE; encoded by the coding sequence GTGTCTTCTAACTTTTCCGTAACACCATGGGAAGTAAAAGGAAAGGTTGATTATGATAAGCTTATTGTACAGTTTGGAACGCAAAAAATAACACCAGAATTGAAAGAGAGAATTAAGAAAATCACAGGAGACTTAGATGTAATGTTAAGGAGAGACGTATTCTTTTCTCATAGAGATCTCGATTTAGTTATTAAAGACTATGAGGAAGGTAAAGGTTTCTTCCTTTACACTGGAAGAGCTCCTTCTTTGGGAATGCATATAGGGCATTTAATACCTTTCATTTTCACTAAATGGTTGCAGGAGAAGTTTAAGGTAAATCTATATATTGAGATAACCGACGATGAAAAATTTATGAGAAATCCTGAGCTAACTTTAGATCAAACAAGGCAGTTCGCTTACGATAATATCCTTGATATAATAGCTGTTGGCTTTGATCCCGATAGGACTTTCATTTTTCAAGATACAGAATATATAAGGAATATGTATCCCTTAGCGACCAAAGTAGCTAAAAAATTGACTTTCTCTGAAGTTAGGGCAACTTTTGGCTTAGAGAATTCATCAAATATAGGAATAATATTTTATCCAGCGTTGCAAATAGTCCCTACGATGTTTGAGAAAAAGAGGTGTTTAATCCCAGCAGGAATAGATCAAGATCCTTATTGGAGGTTACAGAGAGATATAGCAGAGAGCTTAGGATATTATAAGGCTGCACAAATTCAGAGTAAGTTCCTCCCTCCTTTGACAGGACCAGAAGGTAAGATGAGTTCTTCTAATCCAGAGAGTGCAATTTACTTAACTGATGATCCAAAAACCGTGGAAAGAAAGATAATGAAATATGCGTTCTCTGGAGGACAACCTACAATAGAGCTTCACAAGAAATACGGAGGAAACCCAGACATAGATGTCTCGTTCCAATGGTTATACATGTTTTTTGAGGATGATGATAATAAGATAAAGAAAATAGAAGAAGATTATCGTAGCGGTAACATGCTTACTGGAGAGCTTAAACAAATTTTAGTGGATAAATTGAATAAATTCTTAGAAGAGCACAGAGCTAAGAGAGAGGAAGCTAAGGAACTCGTAAATACGTTCAAGCATGAAGGAAAACTCGCCAAGGAAATGTGGAATAAGATTCATGAGTAA
- a CDS encoding 2'-5' RNA ligase family protein, with amino-acid sequence MHKVPHITLIYNFWPRVTPVKIIEVVKEVVDRYNNLEFYYDKYEIKNGKEGYTIAFGIRPNNELIQFREDLYKNLKNYIKERTDAKYYNENFWFHAGISFHLSYRLVGKISKNKELLRVSSCFCMSV; translated from the coding sequence GTGCACAAAGTACCTCATATTACCCTAATATATAATTTCTGGCCAAGGGTCACACCAGTTAAAATAATTGAGGTTGTTAAAGAAGTAGTTGATAGATACAATAATTTAGAGTTTTATTACGATAAATACGAGATAAAAAATGGGAAAGAAGGATACACGATAGCCTTCGGTATAAGACCTAATAATGAACTTATCCAATTTAGAGAAGACCTCTATAAGAATCTAAAAAATTATATAAAAGAAAGAACTGATGCTAAATATTATAATGAGAACTTCTGGTTTCATGCAGGCATCTCTTTTCATTTATCCTATAGATTGGTAGGAAAAATCTCGAAGAACAAAGAGCTACTCCGTGTATCATCATGTTTTTGTATGAGTGTTTAA
- a CDS encoding PaaI family thioesterase, translated as MEINQIENILKANEYLFSFLDIKILKMENGYCEMMMPFKKEFTRLGNILHGGIIMALIDYAGAIAVLSINKKTNQFTQELKINFLEPMTEGPFYCKGKVIKITDDNVAVVSIEFYDSKGKLGAKALGTWYMR; from the coding sequence ATGGAAATAAACCAAATCGAAAATATCCTTAAAGCTAACGAATACTTGTTTTCGTTTTTAGATATCAAGATCCTTAAGATGGAGAACGGTTATTGTGAAATGATGATGCCATTTAAGAAAGAATTCACTAGGTTAGGAAATATACTTCATGGAGGAATAATAATGGCACTGATTGACTATGCTGGTGCAATAGCAGTACTAAGCATAAATAAGAAAACAAACCAGTTTACTCAAGAATTAAAAATTAATTTTTTAGAACCAATGACTGAAGGTCCATTTTACTGCAAAGGAAAAGTAATTAAAATTACTGACGATAATGTTGCTGTAGTATCCATAGAATTTTATGACTCTAAAGGAAAATTGGGTGCTAAAGCTCTAGGAACATGGTACATGAGATAA
- a CDS encoding histidinol-phosphate transaminase, producing the protein MKHGGISWINGKPEKVKDFSINLNPIYPEFIDELINEAIKEKIYTYYPDNYKKLKENIAEIYDVDEEYVGVFNGASEVINLLEPRVVPEPNYVEYRRSYVYFAEDIGSSFVYHLQGDKIMISNPNNPTGAKISLKEIEEFLNDGKDLVVDESFADIGLVESAKRLYKEDNLLIISTFTKSLSIPGLRIGFSIGKRSKELERLTPPWRVNSIAYYALSNVNPKEVEKFFRKSRETVKSLLDNFRIDGDVTVYKSFAPYVLVKFPVSVKALNSFLRSKGFLIRDCSNFVGLNEFYGRISMRKDYQDLVKEIEKFLSISSI; encoded by the coding sequence ATGAAGCACGGTGGAATTTCATGGATAAACGGTAAGCCTGAAAAAGTAAAGGATTTTAGTATTAACCTTAATCCTATCTATCCTGAATTCATAGACGAGTTAATTAATGAAGCAATAAAGGAGAAGATTTACACTTACTACCCTGATAACTATAAAAAACTGAAGGAAAATATTGCAGAGATTTACGATGTGGACGAGGAATACGTGGGAGTCTTTAACGGGGCTAGTGAAGTCATAAACTTACTTGAGCCTAGAGTAGTTCCTGAGCCTAATTACGTTGAATATAGAAGAAGTTATGTATATTTCGCTGAGGATATAGGTAGTTCTTTTGTATACCACCTTCAAGGAGACAAAATAATGATAAGTAATCCTAATAACCCAACTGGAGCAAAAATAAGCCTTAAGGAGATTGAGGAATTTCTTAACGATGGAAAAGATCTGGTTGTTGATGAATCCTTTGCAGATATAGGTCTTGTTGAGTCTGCAAAGAGGCTTTACAAGGAAGATAATCTCCTTATTATCTCTACGTTTACTAAATCTTTATCAATACCTGGCTTGAGGATAGGATTTTCTATAGGAAAGAGAAGTAAGGAGCTTGAAAGGCTTACTCCCCCTTGGAGAGTTAATTCTATTGCTTACTATGCATTATCAAATGTAAACCCTAAGGAAGTTGAGAAATTTTTCAGAAAAAGTAGAGAAACAGTAAAATCTCTCCTAGATAATTTTAGAATTGATGGAGATGTTACGGTTTATAAGTCTTTTGCTCCTTACGTTTTAGTAAAATTTCCTGTTAGCGTTAAGGCTCTTAATTCCTTTCTCAGAAGTAAGGGGTTTCTGATTAGAGATTGTTCTAACTTTGTTGGTTTAAACGAATTTTACGGGAGAATTTCAATGAGAAAAGATTATCAAGACTTAGTTAAGGAAATTGAGAAATTTTTATCTATTTCATCAATTTAA
- a CDS encoding helix-turn-helix domain-containing protein — MLYVSFKVNHEEWSKGIDYSRNSLSVLDIKPSIGGARLLIEFKGKEEESRKLKWNLSRVSKFKYLGTIIVNDEIELILSNYIIMNGTATSDGMYWTVILSDYAELKKMLREFLEHHIEVKVVKVIKVKSEDTLTARQEQILKIAFEAGYFDYPKKIRIKELAEKLNMSISNLSEILRRAEKNVIETFFRERS; from the coding sequence ATGTTATACGTAAGCTTTAAGGTGAACCACGAAGAATGGTCGAAGGGAATAGATTATTCTAGGAATTCATTATCAGTACTGGATATAAAGCCTTCTATAGGTGGAGCTAGACTTTTGATAGAATTTAAAGGAAAGGAAGAAGAATCGAGAAAGCTTAAATGGAATCTCTCTAGAGTTTCTAAATTCAAGTACTTAGGTACAATTATAGTTAATGATGAGATAGAACTTATTCTATCAAATTATATAATAATGAATGGAACAGCAACTAGTGACGGAATGTATTGGACCGTGATTCTCTCAGATTATGCCGAACTGAAGAAAATGTTAAGAGAATTTCTTGAGCATCACATAGAAGTGAAAGTAGTTAAAGTAATTAAAGTGAAATCCGAAGACACTTTAACTGCTAGGCAGGAACAGATTTTAAAGATTGCTTTCGAGGCTGGCTACTTTGATTATCCTAAGAAGATAAGGATTAAAGAACTAGCAGAAAAGCTTAACATGAGTATTTCGAACTTATCGGAAATTTTAAGAAGAGCAGAAAAGAATGTTATCGAGACGTTCTTTAGGGAGAGGAGTTAA